A region from the Candidatus Paceibacterota bacterium genome encodes:
- the rplC gene encoding 50S ribosomal protein L3: protein MMKFILGKKIGMGQVFNNEGKVIPVTWIEAGPCFITKTKKTEKDGYEAIQIGFEKKKKNIKKTEKSAEYKYLKEFRKINGLEDKIKKGEKLDVSIFSENDPVKISGVSKAKGFQGVVKRWNFKGAPKSHGTKHNLRRPGSIGSTDNARVFKGKKMAGRMGGRRISVLNLKVVKVDAEKNLISVNGAVPGRKGTLLELVSNK from the coding sequence ATTATGAAATTTATTTTAGGGAAAAAAATAGGAATGGGACAGGTTTTTAATAATGAAGGAAAAGTTATCCCGGTAACTTGGATAGAGGCGGGCCCGTGTTTTATAACTAAAACAAAAAAGACAGAAAAAGATGGATATGAAGCAATACAAATTGGTTTTGAAAAAAAGAAAAAAAATATAAAAAAAACAGAAAAAAGTGCAGAATATAAATATTTAAAAGAATTTAGAAAAATAAATGGTTTAGAGGATAAAATAAAAAAAGGAGAAAAACTTGATGTTTCAATTTTTAGCGAAAATGATCCAGTAAAAATTTCTGGAGTTTCAAAGGCAAAAGGGTTTCAGGGCGTTGTAAAAAGATGGAATTTCAAGGGGGCGCCAAAAAGCCACGGCACAAAGCATAATTTACGAAGGCCTGGTTCTATTGGATCAACAGATAATGCAAGAGTTTTTAAAGGAAAAAAAATGGCAGGAAGAATGGGGGGTAGAAGAATTAGTGTTTTGAATCTCAAAGTAGTTAAAGTAGATGCAGAAAAAAATTTAATTTCCGTAAATGGAGCAGTACCGGGTAGGAAAGGAACTTTGCTTGAATTAGTTTCAAATAAATAA
- the rpsJ gene encoding 30S ribosomal protein S10, with amino-acid sequence MKKTEEKQKKGKNIPEEEKIRRLRIKIKAYDHRLVDNSARQILDAVMRQGVKVVGPIPLPTEIKKFTVNRSTFIHKDSREQFEMRIHKRIIDVLEPTPKIMDSFQNLNLPAGVDIEIKM; translated from the coding sequence ATGAAAAAGACTGAGGAAAAACAAAAAAAAGGAAAAAATATTCCAGAAGAGGAGAAAATCAGGCGTCTAAGAATAAAAATTAAAGCATACGACCACAGGTTAGTAGATAACTCAGCAAGACAGATTCTTGACGCTGTCATGCGCCAGGGTGTTAAGGTGGTAGGTCCTATTCCTTTACCTACAGAAATAAAAAAATTTACAGTAAATAGGTCTACTTTTATTCATAAAGATTCAAGAGAACAGTTTGAAATGAGAATTCATAAAAGAATTATAGATGTTTTAGAGCCAACACCAAAGATTATGGACAGTTTTCAAAATTTGAATCTTCCTGCTGGCGTAGATATAGAGATAAAAATGTAA
- the tuf gene encoding elongation factor Tu, producing the protein MAEKEKFERTKPHLNVGTIGHVDHGKTTLTAAILHVLNVAGMKASEKSVEQIDAAPEEKERGLTINITHVEYESEKRHYAHIDCPGHADYIKNMITGAAQMDGAILVVSAPDGPMPQTKEHILLARQVGVPQIVVFLNKIDQVDDPELVDLVEEEIRELLNKYEFDGKDAAIVRGSALKALETKSKDDEAAKPILDLIKSLDEKIPEPERPLDKPFLMGIEDVFTIEGRGTVATGRIERGVVKLNEEIEIVGLKETKKTTVTGIEMFNKTMEEGRAGENVGILLRGLKKEDIERGQVLAKPGSVTPHTEFECQVYVLSKEEGGRHTPFFTGYKPQFYIGTADVTGEATLPQGTEMVMPGDTVNLSAKLIAPVAMEEQQRFAVREGGKTVGSGVITKVNK; encoded by the coding sequence CCATTTTGCACGTTTTAAATGTTGCCGGCATGAAGGCAAGCGAAAAAAGCGTTGAGCAAATTGATGCTGCTCCCGAGGAAAAAGAGCGAGGCCTTACAATCAACATTACACATGTTGAGTATGAGTCAGAAAAAAGGCATTATGCTCATATTGACTGCCCAGGACATGCTGATTACATAAAAAACATGATTACTGGCGCAGCTCAGATGGATGGAGCAATCTTAGTTGTTTCAGCTCCTGACGGCCCAATGCCACAAACAAAAGAGCATATTTTGCTTGCCAGGCAGGTAGGGGTTCCGCAGATTGTCGTGTTTTTAAACAAGATTGATCAAGTCGATGATCCAGAATTGGTTGATCTTGTCGAAGAAGAAATAAGAGAGCTTTTGAATAAATACGAATTTGACGGGAAGGATGCCGCAATAGTTAGGGGTTCTGCTCTTAAGGCCCTTGAGACAAAATCAAAAGACGACGAAGCAGCAAAGCCAATTCTTGATTTGATAAAATCTCTTGATGAAAAAATCCCAGAGCCAGAAAGACCACTGGACAAGCCATTTTTAATGGGAATTGAGGATGTTTTTACAATTGAGGGTCGTGGAACAGTTGCTACAGGAAGAATTGAAAGAGGTGTTGTAAAACTTAATGAAGAAATAGAAATTGTTGGCTTAAAAGAAACAAAGAAAACAACAGTCACTGGTATTGAGATGTTTAATAAGACCATGGAAGAAGGAAGAGCAGGTGAAAATGTTGGTATTTTACTCAGGGGATTGAAAAAAGAAGACATTGAAAGAGGTCAAGTTTTGGCAAAACCAGGTAGTGTTACTCCTCATACGGAGTTTGAATGCCAAGTTTATGTTTTATCTAAAGAAGAAGGCGGAAGGCATACACCTTTCTTTACTGGTTACAAACCACAATTCTATATCGGAACAGCTGACGTAACCGGAGAAGCAACATTACCTCAGGGTACTGAAATGGTTATGCCCGGAGACACAGTTAACCTTTCAGCAAAATTGATTGCTCCGGTTGCCATGGAAGAACAACAAAGGTTTGCTGTAAGAGAAGGTGGGAAAACAGTAGGTTCAGGAGTGATTACCAAGGTAAATAAATAG